Proteins from a single region of Sphingomonas sp.:
- the lysA gene encoding diaminopimelate decarboxylase gives MNHFDSIGGEMHAEQVPLSTIAQTVGTPVYVYSTATLQRHARVYKAGVAKAGPRTHVAFAVKANPNLAVLRVLANEGFGADVVSGGEMTRAMAAGIAAKDIVFSGVGKTRAELHQGLDAGIGQFNLELEEEGVVLAGIAAAKGLRAPAVLRVNPDVDAGTHDKISTGKKENKFGLPIDQALDIFNRLAPLEGLNLRGVAVHIGSQLSSLAPLEAAFERVGALVAQLRAAGHTITHVDLGGGLGVPYRKGEVMPSPDEFGEMVARVTAGWDVELQFEPGRAICANAGVLVTEVLWVKPGVVHPYVIVDAAMNDLSRVALYDAHHDFAAVRPSGETFVASVAGPVCESSDVFAKGREIDLVRGGDLAVLLSAGAYGATMASMYNSRPLVPEVLVSGDRFEVVAKRVSAEAMMGEEQVPAWLK, from the coding sequence TGAACCATTTCGATTCGATCGGCGGCGAGATGCACGCCGAGCAAGTGCCGCTTTCGACGATCGCACAGACCGTCGGCACTCCTGTTTACGTCTATTCGACCGCGACGCTCCAGCGCCACGCTCGCGTCTACAAGGCCGGCGTCGCCAAGGCCGGCCCGCGCACCCATGTCGCCTTCGCGGTCAAGGCCAATCCCAATCTCGCGGTGCTCCGCGTCCTCGCCAATGAAGGCTTCGGCGCCGATGTCGTCTCGGGCGGCGAGATGACCCGCGCGATGGCGGCGGGGATCGCGGCGAAGGACATCGTCTTCTCCGGCGTCGGGAAGACCCGCGCCGAGCTGCATCAGGGTCTCGATGCCGGGATCGGCCAGTTCAACCTCGAACTGGAAGAGGAAGGCGTCGTGCTCGCCGGGATCGCCGCGGCGAAGGGCCTGCGCGCGCCGGCGGTGCTGCGGGTCAATCCCGATGTCGATGCCGGCACGCACGACAAGATCTCGACCGGCAAGAAGGAAAACAAGTTCGGCCTGCCGATCGATCAGGCGCTCGATATCTTCAACCGGCTGGCGCCGCTCGAAGGTCTCAACCTGCGCGGCGTCGCGGTGCATATCGGCAGCCAGCTCAGCAGCCTCGCCCCGCTTGAGGCCGCGTTCGAGCGCGTCGGCGCGCTGGTCGCGCAACTGCGCGCGGCGGGGCACACCATCACCCATGTCGATCTCGGCGGCGGGCTGGGCGTGCCCTATCGCAAGGGCGAGGTGATGCCGTCGCCGGATGAATTCGGCGAAATGGTCGCGCGCGTAACCGCCGGCTGGGACGTCGAATTGCAGTTCGAGCCGGGCCGCGCGATCTGCGCCAATGCCGGGGTGCTGGTCACCGAAGTCCTGTGGGTGAAGCCCGGCGTGGTCCATCCCTATGTGATCGTCGATGCCGCGATGAACGATCTGTCGCGCGTCGCCCTCTATGACGCGCATCATGATTTCGCGGCGGTCAGGCCGAGCGGCGAGACCTTCGTCGCCAGTGTCGCCGGGCCGGTCTGCGAGAGCAGCGACGTTTTCGCCAAGGGGCGTGAGATCGATCTGGTCAGGGGCGGCGATCTCGCGGTCCTGCTCTCGGCGGGCGCATACGGCGCGACGATGGCGAGCATGTACAACAGCCGCCCGCTAGTGCCCGAAGTGCTGGTTTCGGGCGACCGGTTCGAAGTGGTCGCCAAGCGCGTCTCGGCCGAGGCGATGATGGGCGAAGAGCAAGTTCCGGCCTGGCTCAAATGA
- a CDS encoding NAD(P)-dependent oxidoreductase — protein sequence MSWGALPVFMAVQGRPVILIGSGEAADAKRRLLERAGAVVVDEDTVAALAIVIDDEAAIARLKARGVLVNAVDRPELCDFTLPAIVDRDPVLVAVGTGGASAGLAAALRQRLEAILPAGLGTLATDLHAARPAIRARWPDMAARRHAIAAALDTLDGDVVARVLAVETAVPQTLRFTLTSPDPDDLTLRQARALAGAERVYHCADVPPAILDRARADAARIRGSAPADPGAGLTIDLDMAE from the coding sequence ATGAGCTGGGGCGCCCTGCCGGTCTTTATGGCGGTGCAGGGGCGGCCGGTGATCCTGATCGGCAGCGGTGAGGCGGCGGACGCGAAGCGGCGGCTGCTCGAGCGCGCGGGCGCGGTGGTGGTCGATGAAGACACCGTGGCGGCGCTGGCGATCGTGATCGACGACGAAGCGGCAATCGCCCGGCTCAAGGCGCGCGGCGTGCTGGTCAACGCGGTGGATCGTCCCGAGCTTTGCGATTTCACGCTGCCGGCGATTGTCGATCGCGATCCGGTGCTGGTCGCGGTGGGTACCGGCGGCGCCTCTGCCGGGCTGGCGGCGGCGTTGCGGCAGAGGCTGGAAGCAATCCTGCCTGCCGGTCTCGGCACGCTCGCCACCGATCTCCATGCCGCGCGCCCGGCGATCCGCGCGCGCTGGCCGGACATGGCCGCCCGCCGCCACGCGATCGCCGCCGCGCTCGACACTCTCGATGGCGACGTCGTGGCGCGGGTGCTCGCTGTGGAGACCGCCGTGCCGCAAACGCTACGCTTCACCCTGACCTCGCCCGATCCCGACGATCTGACGCTTCGCCAGGCGCGCGCGCTCGCCGGCGCCGAGCGGGTCTATCACTGCGCCGATGTGCCGCCCGCGATCCTTGATCGCGCCCGTGCCGACGCGGCGCGCATCCGCGGCTCAGCGCCCGCCGACCCCGGCGCGGGCCTGACGATTGATCTGGATATGGCCGAATGA
- a CDS encoding CorA family divalent cation transporter, with product MSGFAYVVRGGKTEEVPLKQALGQKGELVWIHLTTNDERAQAWLGGEAALSPYVIETLTAAETRPRCDAVGSGAVINLRGLSSEEMAASDPLASIRIYALDGRLFSVTRKHLNAVPIVRTEVEAGAILDPGDLIAAMAQAITEELDPVVADLGDSLDDCEERITANSAFELRRQVNRARVQAIGFRRFLVPQRAALEKLANLGVGWLGDDDRLHLTAAADRAARMAEELESIRERAALTHETLTDLRAEQIDQRALIIAVVAMVFLPLTFITGLLGMNVAGIPFAHEQWAFGAVVAVCVVLGVAVGAYFIARHWFER from the coding sequence ATGAGCGGGTTCGCTTATGTGGTGCGCGGCGGCAAGACGGAGGAAGTGCCGCTCAAGCAGGCGCTCGGGCAGAAGGGCGAGCTGGTCTGGATTCACCTCACCACCAATGACGAGCGCGCCCAGGCCTGGCTGGGTGGCGAGGCCGCGCTTTCGCCCTATGTCATCGAAACGCTCACCGCCGCCGAGACGCGCCCGCGTTGCGATGCCGTCGGATCGGGCGCCGTGATCAACTTACGCGGGCTTTCCTCCGAAGAGATGGCGGCCTCCGATCCGCTGGCTTCGATCCGCATCTATGCGCTCGATGGCCGGCTCTTCTCGGTGACGCGCAAGCATCTCAACGCCGTGCCGATCGTCCGTACCGAGGTCGAAGCCGGCGCGATCCTCGATCCCGGCGATCTGATCGCTGCGATGGCGCAGGCGATCACCGAGGAACTCGATCCTGTCGTCGCCGATCTCGGCGATTCGCTCGACGATTGCGAGGAGCGCATCACCGCCAACAGCGCCTTCGAGCTGCGCCGTCAGGTCAATCGCGCGCGGGTGCAGGCGATCGGTTTCCGCCGGTTCCTCGTCCCCCAGCGTGCCGCGCTCGAGAAGCTCGCCAATCTCGGGGTCGGCTGGCTCGGCGATGACGACCGTCTGCACCTCACCGCCGCAGCCGACCGCGCCGCGCGTATGGCCGAGGAGTTGGAAAGCATCCGCGAACGCGCCGCGCTGACTCACGAAACCCTCACCGATCTGCGCGCCGAGCAGATCGATCAGCGCGCGCTGATCATCGCGGTGGTGGCGATGGTGTTCCTGCCGCTGACCTTCATCACCGGGCTGTTGGGCATGAATGTCGCCGGCATCCCTTTCGCGCACGAGCAATGGGCGTTCGGGGCGGTGGTCGCGGTCTGCGTGGTGCTGGGGGTCGCCGTCGGCGCCTATTTCATCGCCCGGCACTGGTTCGAGCGCTAG
- a CDS encoding response regulator, whose protein sequence is MDQASSSGIAMRRRATRTILAVDDSRTNLSVLAHRLGNLGYLVVLADSGTQALELISARGFDLVLLDKVMPELSGIHVLQEIRSARDTADLPVILLTAQNEPLGAVDAFAAGADDYLARPFEFEVLAARIERVLARADRIEELKRSNLALDARIAARAIELGEARTELAAGKADRKRLLASIQTLNDELDRTASR, encoded by the coding sequence ATGGATCAGGCCTCATCCTCCGGCATCGCCATGCGCCGTCGCGCGACGCGGACGATCCTGGCCGTCGATGACAGCCGCACCAATCTGAGCGTGCTAGCCCATCGGCTCGGCAATCTCGGCTATCTGGTCGTGCTCGCCGATAGCGGCACCCAGGCGCTCGAACTGATCTCCGCGCGCGGTTTCGACCTGGTACTGCTCGACAAGGTCATGCCCGAACTGTCCGGCATCCATGTGCTCCAGGAAATCCGCAGCGCCCGCGACACCGCCGATCTGCCGGTGATCCTGCTGACCGCGCAGAACGAGCCGCTCGGCGCGGTCGATGCCTTCGCCGCCGGGGCCGACGACTATCTCGCACGTCCCTTCGAATTCGAAGTGCTCGCCGCCCGCATCGAGCGCGTGCTTGCCCGCGCCGACCGGATCGAGGAACTCAAGCGCTCGAACCTCGCGCTCGACGCCCGCATCGCCGCGCGCGCGATCGAACTGGGCGAAGCGCGCACCGAGCTTGCCGCGGGCAAGGCCGACCGCAAGCGGCTGCTCGCTTCGATCCAGACGCTGAACGACGAACTGGACCGCACCGCCAGCCGCTAG
- a CDS encoding flagellar protein FliS: MRYATALARDPASTYRQIDVAGRTSGADSHALVDLLYQECVAALRAAAWALERGQPTIKSERLSRATAVLFALEAGLDFERGGQVSRTLATLYHGLRQQILDASLGGDPAPLRDAADSLEDIAGAWSSVRSAS, from the coding sequence ATGCGCTACGCCACCGCCCTCGCCCGCGATCCCGCCTCGACCTATCGACAGATCGATGTGGCGGGACGCACCAGCGGCGCCGATTCGCACGCGCTGGTCGATCTCCTGTACCAGGAGTGCGTCGCGGCGCTGCGCGCCGCCGCATGGGCGCTCGAACGCGGCCAGCCGACGATCAAGAGCGAGCGGTTGTCGCGCGCCACCGCCGTGCTGTTCGCGCTCGAAGCCGGGCTCGATTTCGAGCGCGGCGGTCAGGTCTCGCGGACGCTCGCGACCCTCTACCATGGCCTGCGCCAGCAGATCCTCGACGCCAGCCTGGGCGGCGATCCGGCGCCGCTGCGCGATGCCGCCGATTCGCTCGAAGACATCGCCGGTGCCTGGTCGAGCGTGCGCAGCGCGTCGTAA
- the fliD gene encoding flagellar filament capping protein FliD, with amino-acid sequence MAIESIAKTLGTGSGIDISSLVSQLVDAQYAAKNDALTKKAESLTAKISSAGEVKSNLTEFANALASLTSGTTLRTQPTSSNTGILNVTGLTGAKLQGLSANIEVRQLAQSQVASTDPFVDGATHDFGTGTLTLTFGTAAVSDGDMTSFTAGAAAPINIAIDSSHSTLAGVAQAINAANAGVTATIMTDGSGARLIVKGATGASQAFTLQGSGGTLADLDIGVGATGSTVNTNAQDAIVALDGVQTTRPTNSIYGLIEGVKVDLVSASIGTRVNIGTKAPTDAIKQTVTNFVDTYNQVYKIVKAAVDPISGPLRGDAAAKELLRSLKSITMSQLVDNPAEGTPASLSGIGVATQRDGTLSVDNNRLQNVLTNYPSQIEAMFAASAGITKVMSAISDKAISRVTGLGASEQTYTKQQSDVAEDREDALAAAEKLRTRMTRQFAAMDSRVAAYKSTQSFLTNQIAAWNKSS; translated from the coding sequence ATGGCCATCGAGTCGATTGCAAAGACACTGGGAACCGGATCGGGAATCGATATTTCGAGCCTCGTCAGCCAGCTCGTCGACGCGCAATATGCGGCCAAGAACGACGCACTGACCAAAAAAGCCGAGTCGCTCACCGCCAAGATCTCGAGCGCGGGGGAAGTGAAAAGCAATCTTACCGAATTCGCCAATGCTCTCGCGTCGCTGACCAGCGGAACGACGCTGCGCACCCAGCCGACCAGCTCGAACACCGGCATCCTCAACGTCACCGGCCTCACCGGCGCCAAGCTGCAGGGGCTGAGCGCCAATATCGAAGTGCGCCAGCTCGCCCAATCGCAGGTCGCCAGCACCGATCCCTTCGTCGACGGCGCGACCCATGATTTCGGCACCGGCACGCTGACGCTGACCTTCGGCACCGCCGCGGTCAGCGATGGCGACATGACCAGCTTCACCGCCGGCGCCGCCGCGCCGATCAACATCGCGATCGATTCGAGCCACTCCACGCTGGCCGGCGTCGCCCAGGCGATCAACGCCGCCAATGCCGGCGTCACCGCGACGATCATGACCGACGGATCGGGCGCGCGGTTGATCGTGAAGGGCGCGACCGGCGCCAGCCAGGCGTTCACGCTTCAAGGGTCGGGCGGCACGCTCGCCGATCTCGATATCGGGGTGGGCGCGACCGGATCGACCGTTAACACCAATGCCCAGGACGCGATCGTCGCGCTCGACGGCGTCCAGACGACGCGCCCGACCAACAGCATCTATGGCCTGATCGAAGGCGTGAAGGTCGATCTGGTCTCGGCGTCGATCGGCACCAGGGTCAATATCGGCACCAAGGCCCCGACCGATGCGATCAAGCAGACCGTCACCAATTTCGTCGACACCTATAATCAGGTCTACAAGATCGTGAAGGCCGCGGTCGATCCGATCAGTGGGCCCTTGCGCGGAGACGCGGCGGCGAAGGAGTTGCTGCGCTCGCTCAAGTCGATCACGATGAGCCAGCTCGTCGACAATCCCGCCGAGGGAACGCCAGCATCGCTGTCGGGGATCGGCGTGGCGACCCAGCGCGACGGCACGCTGAGCGTCGATAACAACCGGCTCCAGAACGTTCTCACCAACTATCCGTCACAGATCGAAGCGATGTTCGCGGCGAGCGCGGGAATCACCAAGGTGATGTCGGCGATCTCGGATAAGGCGATCAGCAGAGTCACCGGCCTCGGCGCCAGCGAGCAAACCTATACCAAGCAGCAATCCGATGTCGCCGAGGATCGCGAAGACGCGCTCGCCGCCGCCGAAAAGCTGCGCACCCGCATGACCCGCCAGTTCGCGGCGATGGACAGCCGCGTCGCCGCCTACAAATCGACCCAGAGCTTCCTGACCAACCAGATCGCCGCCTGGAACAAGAGTTCGTAA
- a CDS encoding flagellar type III secretion system protein FlhB, with protein sequence MAESFGEKTEAPTPKRKRKAVEEGQLLKSKDFGTALVILLGCVWMAFFGGGLMTACKGVMTASFSFGRGDVEHFEPWRPLEVAGWQLLLPIGSLFAIAVAGAILSQAGLGSFGWNNKLLLPKASRINPASGFKRIFGPTGWIELGKSLLKAVLLGSMGGWMLMSLTHSSLGLMALDIQGAVGTLGSKFITLMFVMAAGLLIIAGIDLPIQMFRHFRQLRMSKQEVKEEHKETEGSPELKGAQRQRQREILKGGFRKSVASAHVVLTNPTHFSVALRYDSGKDQVPVVVAKGRGQTALAIRELAAEMDVPMLEIPALARAVYFTSREGQEVRDDLYQAIATVLAFVFGVNKQAGGSLPPVNVPETALFDEHGQKMARAT encoded by the coding sequence ATGGCGGAGTCGTTCGGCGAAAAGACAGAAGCACCAACACCCAAGCGCAAGCGCAAGGCGGTAGAGGAAGGCCAGCTTCTAAAATCCAAGGATTTCGGTACCGCGCTGGTGATCCTGCTCGGCTGTGTGTGGATGGCTTTCTTCGGCGGCGGACTGATGACCGCGTGCAAGGGCGTGATGACCGCGAGCTTCTCGTTCGGACGCGGCGATGTCGAGCATTTCGAGCCATGGCGCCCGCTGGAGGTCGCCGGCTGGCAGTTGTTGCTGCCGATCGGCAGCCTGTTCGCGATCGCGGTCGCCGGCGCGATCCTCAGCCAGGCCGGTCTCGGCTCGTTCGGCTGGAATAACAAGTTGCTGCTGCCCAAGGCCTCGCGGATCAACCCCGCTTCGGGCTTCAAGCGGATTTTCGGTCCGACCGGCTGGATCGAGCTCGGCAAGTCGCTTCTCAAGGCCGTGCTGCTCGGCAGCATGGGCGGCTGGATGCTGATGTCGCTGACACACAGTTCGCTCGGCCTGATGGCGCTCGATATCCAGGGCGCGGTAGGCACGCTCGGCAGCAAGTTCATCACCTTGATGTTCGTGATGGCCGCCGGTCTGCTGATCATCGCCGGCATCGACCTGCCGATCCAGATGTTCCGTCATTTTCGGCAGCTCCGGATGAGCAAGCAGGAAGTGAAGGAGGAGCACAAGGAGACCGAAGGCTCGCCGGAATTGAAGGGCGCGCAGCGCCAGCGCCAGCGCGAGATTTTGAAAGGCGGCTTCCGCAAATCGGTGGCCTCGGCGCATGTCGTGCTCACCAATCCGACGCATTTCTCGGTCGCGCTGCGTTACGATTCGGGCAAGGATCAGGTGCCGGTGGTGGTGGCCAAGGGTCGTGGCCAGACCGCCTTGGCGATCCGCGAGCTCGCCGCCGAGATGGACGTACCGATGCTCGAGATCCCGGCCCTGGCCCGCGCCGTCTACTTTACCAGCCGCGAGGGACAGGAAGTTCGCGACGATCTTTATCAGGCGATCGCGACCGTCCTGGCCTTCGTTTTCGGGGTCAACAAGCAAGCCGGCGGAAGCCTGCCGCCGGTCAACGTGCCCGAGACCGCGCTTTTCGACGAACATGGGCAGAAAATGGCGCGCGCGACCTAA
- the fliR gene encoding flagellar biosynthetic protein FliR: protein MMGFGLSIEPQLWALLFAMVRVGAAFVAAPIFSAVSVPLPARIALTGAIGVLVLSTAKITPPAEIFALSTFLMIASEALIGLAIGFVLQIAFAAPMIASEVIGMSMGLGFANAVDPNSGTSTPALGQFLSLLLTLLFLAVDGHLVLVDLIVRSYAAMPPGAWIAPDKLMGIAMFGGYAFLAGLLLALPVGFLLLCLNVVVGMLSRAAPALNLFAIGLPASLAVGVVAILLALPAMGDYLLVIIRTALDSAPSLVFG from the coding sequence ATGATGGGCTTCGGCCTCTCGATCGAGCCGCAGCTCTGGGCGCTATTGTTCGCGATGGTGCGCGTCGGCGCGGCTTTTGTCGCGGCGCCGATCTTCAGCGCGGTTTCAGTGCCCTTACCGGCGCGCATCGCGCTGACCGGCGCGATCGGCGTGCTTGTCCTGAGCACCGCGAAGATCACCCCCCCGGCCGAGATCTTCGCGCTCTCCACCTTCCTGATGATCGCCAGCGAGGCGCTGATCGGACTGGCGATCGGTTTCGTCCTCCAGATCGCCTTCGCCGCGCCGATGATCGCCTCCGAAGTGATCGGCATGTCGATGGGGCTTGGCTTCGCCAACGCCGTCGATCCCAATAGCGGCACCTCGACCCCGGCGCTCGGCCAGTTCCTGTCGCTGCTGCTGACCTTGCTGTTCCTCGCCGTCGACGGACACCTCGTCCTCGTCGACCTGATCGTGCGCAGCTATGCGGCGATGCCGCCCGGTGCGTGGATCGCGCCCGACAAGCTGATGGGCATCGCCATGTTCGGCGGATACGCCTTCCTCGCCGGGCTGCTGCTGGCGCTGCCGGTCGGCTTCCTGCTGCTGTGCCTCAACGTTGTCGTCGGCATGCTCAGCCGCGCCGCCCCCGCGCTCAACCTGTTCGCGATCGGCCTGCCCGCGTCCCTCGCGGTCGGCGTCGTCGCCATCCTCCTCGCATTGCCGGCGATGGGCGATTACCTGCTGGTGATCATCCGTACCGCGCTCGACAGCGCCCCCAGCCTGGTGTTCGGCTGA
- the fliQ gene encoding flagellar biosynthesis protein FliQ, producing MDADYFLTVAREAIWILALASAPILIPALLSGLILGMVQAATSIQEQTLTFVPKLIVVAVSIVIFGGMILGLLGDFTTSIFERIPDLVR from the coding sequence ATGGACGCCGATTACTTCCTGACCGTCGCGCGCGAGGCCATCTGGATCCTCGCGCTCGCCTCGGCGCCGATCCTAATCCCGGCTTTGCTGTCGGGCCTGATCCTCGGCATGGTCCAGGCGGCCACGTCGATCCAGGAGCAGACGCTCACCTTCGTGCCCAAGCTGATCGTCGTTGCCGTCAGCATCGTCATCTTCGGCGGCATGATCCTGGGGCTGCTCGGCGATTTCACCACGAGCATCTTCGAACGCATTCCCGACCTGGTGCGCTAG
- the fliP gene encoding flagellar type III secretion system pore protein FliP (The bacterial flagellar biogenesis protein FliP forms a type III secretion system (T3SS)-type pore required for flagellar assembly.) translates to MRAFVSAPRTVGGRAALFIGILAFFVLFAFPAFAQGAAPVTPPAAPGAGQALDRALGQLGGGDAPLSLSLQVLIIMGLLTVLPGILLMMTSFTRIIIVLSLLRQALGLQQTPPNQVLIGLSLFLSFFVMAPTISQMNTQAIQPYAAGQIDATQMISTAGNSLHGFMIKQTRNKDVKMFADMAKAPAFASPNDVPFSVLLPAFITSELKTAFQIGFLIFLPFIVIDLVVATVLMSLGMMMMSPTIISLPFKLLLFVLVDGWALTMGSLATSFAS, encoded by the coding sequence ATGCGCGCCTTCGTTTCCGCGCCGCGTACCGTCGGCGGTCGCGCGGCCCTGTTCATCGGCATCCTCGCCTTCTTCGTGCTGTTCGCCTTCCCGGCGTTCGCGCAGGGTGCGGCACCGGTCACGCCGCCCGCCGCGCCGGGCGCCGGCCAGGCGCTCGACCGCGCGCTCGGCCAGCTTGGCGGCGGTGATGCGCCCCTGAGCCTGTCGCTGCAGGTGCTGATCATCATGGGGCTCCTCACGGTGCTCCCCGGCATCCTGCTGATGATGACCAGCTTCACGCGGATCATCATCGTGCTGTCGCTGCTGCGCCAGGCATTGGGGCTCCAGCAGACTCCGCCCAATCAGGTGCTGATCGGGCTGTCGCTGTTCCTCAGCTTCTTTGTGATGGCGCCGACGATCAGCCAGATGAACACCCAGGCGATCCAGCCCTATGCCGCCGGCCAGATCGACGCGACGCAGATGATCTCGACCGCGGGCAATTCGCTGCACGGCTTCATGATCAAACAGACCCGCAACAAGGACGTGAAGATGTTCGCCGATATGGCGAAGGCCCCGGCCTTCGCCTCACCGAACGACGTGCCCTTCTCGGTGCTGCTGCCCGCGTTCATCACCAGCGAGCTCAAGACCGCGTTCCAGATCGGCTTCCTGATCTTCCTGCCCTTCATCGTCATCGACCTCGTCGTCGCCACGGTCCTCATGTCGCTCGGCATGATGATGATGTCGCCGACGATCATCTCGCTGCCCTTCAAGCTGCTGTTGTTCGTCCTGGTGGATGGCTGGGCGCTGACCATGGGGTCGCTTGCCACCAGTTTCGCGAGTTAG
- a CDS encoding flagellar biosynthetic protein FliO — MMWSYILKLVILLPLVCGLLIGCLYAWRKLEARLPKNQGTRMVQVTETMMLAPGLRLAVIEFEGQKLLCSVSRTGVTLVDKKAG, encoded by the coding sequence ATGATGTGGTCGTACATCCTCAAGCTGGTGATCCTGCTCCCGCTCGTCTGCGGGCTGCTGATCGGCTGCCTCTATGCCTGGCGTAAGCTCGAAGCGCGGCTACCCAAGAACCAGGGCACGCGGATGGTGCAGGTCACCGAGACGATGATGCTCGCCCCTGGCCTGCGCCTCGCGGTAATCGAGTTCGAGGGGCAGAAGCTGCTTTGCTCGGTCAGCCGCACCGGCGTCACGCTCGTCGACAAGAAGGCGGGCTGA
- the fliN gene encoding flagellar motor switch protein FliN, whose amino-acid sequence MNDMTGSFPVEAAVTTNFHLLQDVDVKLTVEIGSTQLTLRELLALGESSVIELDREANELLDVFVNGTLIGRGEVVTVGEKFGVRMTELVSPEKRAAK is encoded by the coding sequence ATGAACGACATGACCGGGAGCTTTCCCGTCGAGGCAGCGGTGACGACCAATTTTCACCTGCTGCAGGACGTGGACGTCAAGCTGACCGTGGAAATCGGATCGACCCAGCTCACCCTGCGCGAGCTGCTCGCGCTCGGCGAATCCTCGGTGATCGAGCTCGACCGCGAAGCCAATGAGCTGCTCGACGTGTTCGTCAACGGCACGCTGATCGGGCGCGGCGAAGTCGTCACCGTCGGCGAGAAGTTCGGCGTGCGGATGACCGAACTGGTCAGCCCCGAGAAGCGCGCGGCCAAATAG
- a CDS encoding flagellar motor switch protein FliM, which produces MGSVNPNPFGDLVTLQHLSARLAKGLKPVFEDMLRKDLRAWAEPLSVQRYADYKAERGGALAAWAPLTIGGARQRAQIVLDGQFVLEMLDAFFGGDGEAPHPLPTEFTPAAEALVARIAQTLVAPLDTAWEPLARIAFRAEGSANLALPFEMGGDDPVVVTRFGIAEGEHKPCLIDILYPVSALKPHTASLMVKVHDKPEEVEPAWRSGLTRAVMSVSLPVRSVLCEPNISLARLMELKAGDIIPVDFGTEVPVMVAHRRLGTGQVGTSNGRAAVRLSSLEPINPEDFR; this is translated from the coding sequence TTGGGCAGCGTTAACCCGAATCCGTTCGGCGACCTCGTCACGCTGCAGCATCTCAGCGCGCGGCTGGCGAAGGGACTGAAGCCGGTCTTTGAAGACATGCTCCGCAAGGACCTTCGGGCCTGGGCGGAGCCGCTCTCCGTGCAACGTTACGCGGACTACAAGGCGGAGCGCGGGGGCGCTCTCGCCGCATGGGCGCCGCTCACCATCGGTGGCGCCCGCCAGCGCGCGCAGATCGTGCTCGACGGCCAGTTCGTGCTCGAAATGCTCGACGCGTTCTTTGGCGGCGACGGCGAAGCGCCGCACCCGCTGCCCACCGAATTCACGCCCGCGGCCGAAGCCTTGGTCGCACGCATCGCCCAGACGCTCGTCGCCCCGCTCGATACCGCCTGGGAACCCCTTGCCCGCATCGCATTCCGTGCCGAGGGCAGCGCCAATCTCGCGCTGCCGTTCGAGATGGGCGGCGACGATCCGGTGGTCGTCACCCGCTTCGGTATCGCCGAAGGCGAGCACAAGCCCTGCCTTATCGACATCCTCTACCCGGTTTCGGCGCTCAAGCCGCACACCGCGTCGCTGATGGTCAAGGTCCATGACAAGCCGGAGGAGGTCGAGCCGGCATGGCGCTCGGGCCTGACCCGCGCGGTGATGAGTGTGTCGCTGCCGGTCCGCTCGGTGCTGTGCGAGCCGAACATCTCGCTCGCCCGGCTGATGGAATTGAAGGCCGGCGACATCATTCCCGTCGATTTCGGCACCGAAGTGCCGGTGATGGTGGCGCATCGCCGCCTCGGCACCGGCCAGGTCGGCACTTCCAACGGCCGCGCCGCGGTCCGCCTTTCTTCGCTCGAACCGATCAATCCAGAGGATTTCCGATGA